A single region of the Acidimicrobiales bacterium genome encodes:
- a CDS encoding D-isomer specific 2-hydroxyacid dehydrogenase family protein, whose product MSMPPRIAIGPKSAAFAENAVRAGGGLPVKIDEPAEALVWLSAHDLDCLSEVLEDRPDLRWVQLPFAGVERAVEAGIIDSNRLWTCAKGTYAEPVAEHALALALAGLRCLTERIRAKTWGSPAGVSIYGQPVTILGGGGIATELLNVLHPFAVRTTVVRRLDVPLAGATETFTVDRIGDAVRGARVVFVALALTPETERIVDAKLLEQMGEQAWLVNVARGRHVDTHALVEALHSGTIAGAGLDVTDPEPLPDGDPLWTAPNCIITPHTADTWEMVLPRLSERIRDNVAAFAAGEPLRGPVDPEAGY is encoded by the coding sequence CGTTCGCCGAGAACGCAGTCAGAGCTGGCGGGGGATTACCCGTGAAAATCGACGAGCCCGCCGAAGCCCTCGTCTGGCTGTCCGCGCATGACTTGGATTGTTTGAGCGAGGTCCTCGAGGACCGGCCCGACCTGCGATGGGTGCAGCTCCCCTTCGCCGGCGTCGAACGGGCGGTCGAAGCGGGGATCATCGATTCGAACCGCCTGTGGACCTGCGCAAAAGGGACTTACGCGGAGCCCGTTGCCGAGCACGCGCTGGCCCTCGCCCTTGCCGGCCTTCGCTGCCTCACCGAGCGAATCCGAGCGAAGACCTGGGGTTCACCCGCGGGTGTCTCCATTTACGGCCAACCGGTCACCATCCTCGGGGGCGGTGGGATCGCGACCGAACTGCTGAACGTTCTCCACCCCTTCGCCGTTAGGACGACCGTCGTCCGCCGGCTCGACGTCCCGCTCGCCGGCGCTACCGAGACGTTCACCGTCGACCGGATAGGTGACGCCGTCCGGGGAGCGCGGGTGGTGTTCGTGGCTCTGGCGCTCACCCCGGAGACCGAGCGCATCGTCGACGCCAAGCTCCTCGAGCAAATGGGCGAGCAGGCATGGCTGGTCAACGTCGCGCGCGGGCGTCACGTCGACACCCACGCGCTCGTCGAGGCGCTTCACTCCGGGACCATCGCCGGCGCCGGCCTCGACGTCACCGATCCGGAACCCCTTCCCGACGGGGATCCGCTCTGGACTGCGCCCAACTGCATCATCACGCCGCATACCGCGGACACGTGGGAGATGGTCCTGCCCCGACTGTCCGAACGCATCCGGGATAACGTCGCCGCCTTCGCCGCCGGCGAACCTCTCCGCGGTCCGGTCGACCCGGAGGCTGGTTACTGA
- a CDS encoding pyridoxal-phosphate dependent enzyme → MWRYGSSIPPVESWKKATLGEGMTPLVEISPGLSLKLDQVSPTGSFKDRGAAVLVSLAADLGAGTVVADSSGNAGKAVAAYAARAGLPAEVYVPSGTAETKCAAARASGAEVIVVDGDRSVAAAAARARVLDPSAFYASHVYQPAFVHGVKTIAYEIWEQLGGAAPGTVVVPAGNGTLVQAMWLGFSDLNRAGRVRGLPHIVAVQAERCAPIAGLTIAESPTAAAGIAIANPPRVGQVRAVVVASGGQVVTVSEDELEPAQDELAKMGIAVEITSAAVWAAWKRGAAPADGSVVIVLTGR, encoded by the coding sequence ATGTGGCGATACGGCAGTTCGATTCCTCCCGTCGAATCCTGGAAAAAGGCGACGCTCGGCGAGGGAATGACCCCCCTCGTCGAGATCTCCCCGGGTTTGTCGCTCAAGCTCGATCAGGTCTCGCCAACAGGATCCTTCAAGGACCGCGGGGCTGCGGTGCTGGTGTCGCTTGCCGCGGACCTCGGGGCCGGCACGGTCGTCGCGGACAGCAGCGGTAACGCGGGAAAGGCCGTCGCCGCGTACGCGGCGCGTGCCGGTCTGCCCGCCGAGGTCTACGTTCCTTCCGGCACTGCGGAGACGAAGTGCGCCGCCGCTCGAGCTAGCGGGGCCGAGGTCATCGTCGTCGACGGCGACCGGTCGGTTGCGGCTGCGGCCGCGAGGGCGCGCGTCCTGGACCCGTCGGCGTTCTACGCCAGCCACGTGTACCAGCCCGCGTTCGTACACGGGGTTAAGACCATCGCGTACGAGATCTGGGAGCAACTCGGCGGCGCGGCTCCCGGGACGGTCGTCGTTCCGGCAGGGAACGGAACTCTCGTCCAGGCGATGTGGCTGGGCTTTTCCGACCTGAACAGAGCCGGCCGAGTTCGCGGGTTGCCTCACATCGTGGCGGTTCAAGCCGAACGCTGCGCCCCGATCGCGGGTCTTACGATCGCCGAGTCACCGACGGCAGCCGCGGGCATCGCCATTGCCAATCCTCCTCGCGTCGGCCAGGTGAGGGCGGTCGTGGTTGCATCTGGGGGCCAAGTCGTGACCGTCTCTGAGGACGAACTCGAGCCCGCGCAAGACGAGCTGGCGAAGATGGGGATCGCGGTGGAGATCACGTCGGCGGCGGTATGGGCGGCTTGGAAAAGGGGAGCCGCCCCCGCAGACGGATCTGTCGTGATCGTCCTCACTGGCCGCTGA